A single window of Candidatus Palauibacter scopulicola DNA harbors:
- a CDS encoding Arm DNA-binding domain-containing protein, with product MKRPRTLSAAFVRTVNRPGVYGDGRGGRGLSLRVHRTLDGRITKTWRQRVRIEGRLTSIGLGPYPEVTLAEARQKALDNSRGVLLGQ from the coding sequence ATGAAGCGACCGAGGACACTCTCCGCCGCGTTTGTGCGGACGGTCAACCGGCCCGGCGTCTACGGCGACGGGCGTGGCGGACGCGGGCTGAGCCTCCGGGTTCACCGGACATTGGATGGCCGGATCACCAAGACATGGCGGCAGCGCGTCAGGATCGAGGGGCGGCTCACCTCGATCGGACTCGGGCCGTATCCCGAGGTGACGCTCGCCGAGGCCCGCCAGAAGGCGCTGGACAACAGCCGGGGCGTCCTCTTGGGCCAGG
- a CDS encoding putative Ig domain-containing protein — protein sequence MTGTARLTAVLVGIAACGGDGMAPPAVPPPPPTPPPPPPQSAPVAVGSIADRTVDAGQTFTVDVSSNFRDPDGDALSYAAASSDEGVAMARAAGSQVNVEAVGPGTASVTVTASDPGGRTAAQSFGVAVRGSFEDDFGSAASLADWTERNNTGISVGGGVLSVTNRTQGRLGIAERTATPTLASWGIQARMGRTTRRASPGVVSVTGHRRFTAARLVLRTIDDSGRSRSGDAARASANYEFALFDRDTREWVRIANMSGRSAEVREAPNEFTDVSFGHEGADFVGYAGAGNAEELFRFDLDDSSVDGVALREVLEYVTGVWLVNQGDAGLTALHDRVEVTGTGSSATAPDVAEVAAALDAAIRSVSVGGPDADRAALVALYEATGGPNWTNNDGWLTDAPVHDWHGVEETDALGRVRALHLDENNLAGELPPEIGNLTALRRLFVSRNRLVGTIPPEIGNLTALESLSAEDNELMGEIPPEIGGLAALRSLWVPRNQLVGAIPPEFGNLAALVTLSLGDNGLTGEIPREFGRLANLDWMNLGGNRLTGEIPPELGTRLPV from the coding sequence TTGACTGGAACCGCGCGCCTGACCGCGGTCCTGGTGGGGATCGCCGCGTGCGGAGGAGACGGGATGGCCCCCCCGGCCGTCCCGCCGCCTCCGCCGACTCCCCCCCCGCCGCCCCCGCAGTCCGCTCCGGTCGCGGTGGGCTCGATCGCCGACCGAACCGTCGACGCGGGGCAGACGTTCACGGTCGACGTGTCGTCGAACTTCCGCGATCCGGACGGCGACGCGCTCAGCTACGCCGCGGCGTCGAGCGACGAGGGCGTGGCCATGGCGCGCGCGGCGGGAAGCCAGGTGAACGTGGAGGCGGTCGGGCCGGGCACCGCGTCGGTAACGGTGACGGCGTCCGACCCGGGCGGCCGGACGGCCGCGCAGAGCTTCGGCGTCGCCGTGCGCGGCAGCTTCGAGGACGACTTCGGCTCCGCCGCCAGCCTCGCCGACTGGACGGAGCGCAACAACACGGGCATCTCCGTCGGCGGCGGCGTGCTCAGCGTGACGAACCGCACGCAGGGCCGGCTGGGGATCGCCGAGCGCACCGCGACGCCGACCCTGGCCTCCTGGGGGATTCAGGCCAGGATGGGACGGACGACGCGCCGGGCGAGCCCGGGCGTGGTGTCGGTCACGGGCCACCGCCGGTTCACGGCCGCCCGCCTCGTGTTGCGGACGATCGACGATTCGGGCAGGAGCCGCTCCGGCGACGCGGCCCGCGCCTCCGCGAACTACGAGTTCGCCCTGTTCGACCGCGACACGCGCGAGTGGGTCCGGATCGCGAACATGTCCGGCAGGTCGGCCGAGGTCCGCGAGGCGCCGAACGAGTTCACGGACGTCTCGTTCGGGCACGAAGGGGCGGACTTCGTCGGGTACGCCGGCGCGGGCAACGCCGAGGAACTCTTCCGGTTCGATCTGGACGACTCGAGCGTCGACGGCGTCGCGCTGCGGGAGGTTCTCGAGTACGTGACGGGCGTCTGGCTCGTGAACCAGGGCGACGCGGGCCTGACCGCGCTCCACGACCGGGTGGAGGTGACGGGCACCGGCAGCAGCGCCACCGCGCCCGACGTGGCCGAGGTGGCCGCGGCGCTCGACGCGGCCATCCGCAGCGTGAGCGTCGGAGGCCCGGACGCGGACCGCGCCGCACTCGTGGCGCTCTACGAGGCGACCGGCGGACCCAACTGGACGAACAACGACGGCTGGCTGACGGACGCCCCCGTGCACGACTGGCACGGCGTCGAGGAGACGGACGCCCTGGGCCGGGTGAGGGCGCTGCATCTCGACGAGAACAATCTGGCGGGCGAGCTTCCACCCGAAATCGGGAACCTCACCGCCCTGCGCAGGTTGTTCGTTTCGAGAAACCGGCTCGTCGGTACGATCCCGCCCGAAATCGGGAACCTCACCGCCCTTGAAAGCTTGTCCGCCGAGGATAACGAGCTGATGGGCGAGATCCCGCCCGAAATCGGCGGCCTCGCCGCCCTGCGCAGCCTGTGGGTACCGAGAAACCAGCTTGTCGGTGCGATCCCGCCCGAATTCGGCAACCTGGCTGCTCTTGTGACACTGTCCCTCGGCGATAACGGGTTGACAGGCGAGATCCCGCGCGAGTTCGGCCGCCTTGCCAATCTCGACTGGATGAACCTCGGCGGGAACCGCCTGACGGGCGAGATTCCGCCCGAACTCGGCACACGTCTTCCAGTGTAG
- a CDS encoding putative Ig domain-containing protein — protein MKDLRLARLPLRRVGSASFLCALIAGLASCGGEPTMPPPPPPPPPQPPVRVSTIPAQTVNVGESVEVDVASYFLDPDGGPLTYSAATSAPAVVSVSISGSSLTMVGVADGQATVTVTATDPGGLSATQSVNVTVQTPNRAPEPSGSIPAQSVQAGQTLTLEVAGYFSDPDGDALGYGATTSAAGVVSVSISGSTLTLVGVAQGTATVNVTATDPGGLSASQGIGVTVTRPNRAPTASGSIPAQSLNPGRTATLDVTSYFSDPDGDTLTYRPATSNAGVVSVSVSGSTVTFVGVSEGTATVTVTATDPGGLSATQSVAVTVQTANRAPTAVGAVPPQRLNAGRTARIDMAGYFTDPDGDRLRFAEETSDAAVVLASMSRNTLTMIGVAGGTATVTVTATDTGGLTATQTIQVSVTGRAGGFREDFDTPASLNDWEINNADAVVPVVPPADSLLQLTNRVTGRLGTAERRLPPKLRAWELSAEISRAAGSAEATPGLIWFTTHSRFLAVRLLLPRPAAASDMNYEFAVFDGGQNAWVTVENLSGRSNSIAAAPNAYDHIRLAHDATGGGFFVFEVGGGTAIFRVSLDASLGGIRLGDILEGVVDIWLANQGPIGLTALFDWVELSGEEIGADVASDVDAAHADRVRALAGAPAANRIRVSGAVDRTGGRP, from the coding sequence ATGAAAGACCTTCGCCTCGCCCGGCTTCCGCTACGACGCGTCGGTTCCGCGTCGTTCCTCTGCGCTCTCATCGCGGGCCTCGCTTCATGCGGCGGGGAGCCGACGATGCCCCCACCGCCGCCGCCCCCTCCCCCGCAGCCCCCGGTCCGGGTGAGCACGATTCCCGCTCAGACCGTCAACGTCGGGGAGTCGGTCGAGGTCGACGTCGCCTCCTACTTCCTCGACCCGGACGGAGGGCCGCTGACCTACTCGGCGGCGACGTCCGCCCCGGCCGTGGTCTCCGTCTCGATATCCGGCAGCAGCCTGACCATGGTCGGCGTGGCGGACGGCCAGGCGACGGTGACCGTGACGGCGACGGATCCGGGCGGGCTGAGCGCGACGCAGAGCGTGAACGTAACGGTGCAGACGCCCAACCGCGCCCCGGAGCCGTCGGGCTCGATTCCCGCCCAGAGCGTCCAGGCGGGGCAGACGCTGACGCTCGAGGTGGCCGGGTACTTCAGCGATCCAGACGGCGACGCGCTCGGGTATGGCGCCACGACCTCGGCCGCCGGCGTGGTCTCCGTCTCGATCTCCGGCAGCACGCTGACCCTGGTTGGGGTGGCGCAGGGCACGGCGACCGTGAACGTGACGGCGACGGATCCGGGCGGGCTGAGCGCGTCTCAGGGCATCGGCGTGACGGTGACGAGGCCCAACCGGGCGCCGACGGCGTCCGGCTCGATCCCCGCCCAGAGTCTCAACCCCGGGCGGACCGCGACGCTCGACGTGACTTCGTACTTCAGCGATCCGGACGGCGACACGCTCACCTATCGCCCCGCCACGTCGAACGCCGGCGTCGTGTCGGTCAGCGTGTCCGGCAGCACCGTGACGTTCGTCGGGGTGTCGGAGGGCACGGCGACGGTGACCGTGACGGCCACCGACCCGGGCGGCCTGAGCGCGACGCAGAGCGTTGCCGTGACGGTGCAGACGGCCAACCGCGCGCCGACGGCGGTCGGCGCGGTCCCGCCGCAGCGCCTCAATGCCGGGCGCACGGCGAGGATCGACATGGCCGGGTACTTCACCGATCCGGACGGCGACCGGCTCAGATTCGCGGAGGAGACATCGGACGCCGCCGTGGTGCTGGCGTCGATGTCCCGCAACACGCTGACGATGATCGGCGTGGCCGGAGGCACGGCCACGGTGACCGTGACGGCGACCGACACCGGCGGCTTGACCGCCACGCAGACCATCCAGGTCTCCGTCACCGGGCGGGCGGGCGGCTTCCGGGAGGACTTCGATACTCCCGCGAGTCTCAACGACTGGGAGATCAACAACGCCGACGCGGTGGTGCCGGTGGTGCCGCCCGCCGACAGCCTCTTGCAGTTGACCAACCGCGTCACGGGCCGGCTGGGGACCGCGGAACGCCGGTTGCCGCCCAAGTTGCGGGCGTGGGAACTCTCCGCGGAGATCAGCCGCGCCGCGGGCTCGGCGGAGGCGACCCCCGGCCTGATCTGGTTCACGACCCACAGCCGGTTCCTCGCCGTTCGGCTGCTCCTGCCGAGGCCGGCCGCGGCTTCAGACATGAACTACGAGTTCGCGGTCTTCGATGGCGGGCAGAACGCCTGGGTCACGGTGGAGAACCTGTCCGGGCGCTCGAACAGCATCGCGGCGGCCCCGAATGCCTATGATCACATCCGGCTGGCGCATGACGCGACGGGCGGAGGCTTCTTCGTGTTCGAGGTCGGCGGGGGCACCGCGATCTTCAGGGTCAGCCTGGACGCGTCGCTGGGCGGCATTCGCCTGGGCGACATCCTGGAAGGCGTCGTGGACATCTGGCTGGCGAACCAGGGCCCCATCGGTCTCACGGCGCTGTTCGACTGGGTGGAGCTGTCCGGCGAGGAGATCGGCGCCGACGTCGCGAGCGACGTGGACGCCGCGCACGCCGATCGCGTGCGGGCGCTCGCCGGCGCCCCGGCCGCGAACCGGATCCGGGTGAGCGGCGCGGTGGACCGGACCGGCGGCAGGCCCTAG
- a CDS encoding integrase arm-type DNA-binding domain-containing protein: MRNPNPYAIRPRRRKPKGRHPDKALSAQFVRAAPPGRYCDGNTLYLFVQRSGARSWVQRLVIRGRRHDLGLGSVALVSLSEARVKARANRKLAREGGDPLAERRRARNVPSFADAAARVLGQKQAGWRSEKHASDWMASLHRYAFPRIGKVAVSEVTSADLLEILSPIWYTKAATARVVLQRVRAVLDWAVAMEFRDANPCDQLKPVLGSQNRVIRHMRALPHREVAAAIREVGRSRRSVAGPLAFEFLVLTAARWGEVRWAEWEEMDHDARVWTVPAARMKSKREHRVPLCPRAMEILDRARTIDCDGPFVFTRGGAKPLSEKTLRRLLKKHEVPAVPHGFRSSFRDWAAEKTDHPREVVEAALAHVVHNRVEAAYRRTDLFERRRHLMNDWAAYLADDRNRG; encoded by the coding sequence ATGAGAAACCCGAACCCTTACGCCATTCGACCCCGGAGACGGAAGCCGAAGGGGCGCCATCCGGACAAGGCGCTTTCGGCCCAGTTCGTGCGCGCGGCGCCGCCGGGGCGGTACTGCGACGGCAACACGCTGTACCTGTTCGTGCAGCGGAGCGGCGCGCGGAGCTGGGTGCAGCGCCTCGTCATCCGCGGGCGGCGCCACGACCTCGGGCTCGGCAGCGTCGCGCTCGTCTCGCTGTCGGAGGCGCGGGTGAAGGCGCGGGCGAACCGCAAGCTGGCCCGCGAAGGCGGCGACCCGCTCGCCGAGCGGCGGCGCGCCCGGAACGTGCCCAGCTTCGCCGACGCGGCCGCGCGCGTCCTGGGGCAGAAGCAGGCCGGCTGGCGCAGCGAGAAGCACGCGAGCGACTGGATGGCGAGCCTCCACCGCTACGCCTTCCCGCGCATCGGCAAGGTGGCCGTGTCGGAGGTAACGAGCGCCGACCTGCTCGAGATCCTCTCCCCGATCTGGTACACGAAGGCGGCCACGGCCCGGGTCGTGCTGCAGCGCGTTCGCGCGGTGCTGGACTGGGCGGTCGCGATGGAGTTCCGCGACGCCAACCCCTGCGACCAGTTGAAGCCCGTGCTCGGCTCGCAGAACCGCGTGATCCGGCACATGCGGGCCCTGCCGCACCGGGAGGTCGCGGCGGCCATCCGGGAGGTGGGCCGGTCGAGGCGGTCGGTCGCCGGCCCGCTCGCCTTCGAGTTCCTCGTGCTCACGGCGGCGCGCTGGGGCGAGGTGCGGTGGGCCGAGTGGGAGGAGATGGACCACGACGCCAGGGTGTGGACGGTGCCTGCGGCGCGCATGAAGTCGAAGCGCGAGCACCGCGTGCCCCTGTGCCCCCGCGCCATGGAGATCCTCGACCGCGCGCGAACGATCGACTGCGACGGTCCGTTCGTGTTCACCCGCGGCGGCGCGAAACCGCTGTCGGAGAAAACGCTGAGGCGGCTCCTGAAGAAGCACGAGGTCCCGGCCGTGCCGCACGGTTTCCGGTCGAGCTTTCGCGACTGGGCCGCCGAGAAAACGGACCACCCGCGCGAGGTCGTCGAGGCCGCCCTGGCGCACGTCGTGCACAACAGGGTCGAGGCCGCGTACCGGCGCACGGACCTGTTCGAGCGCCGCCGCCACCTCATGAACGACTGGGCCGCCTACCTGGCCGACGACCGGAATCGCGGTTGA
- a CDS encoding CesT family type III secretion system chaperone — MLNREDIESFLIRTEADYQELDEGLWIVHPDGASAARQPRILVNYQPPVLVCRADIRDLPIDDEDQLALYRRLLELNAVDLIHGAYGLEDGEVILSDTLELENLDFSEFRATLESLTLALTSHWDSLTVDIPND; from the coding sequence ATGCTGAACAGAGAAGACATAGAGAGCTTCCTCATCCGCACGGAAGCGGACTACCAGGAACTCGACGAAGGCCTGTGGATCGTCCACCCGGACGGCGCGAGCGCGGCCCGGCAGCCGAGGATCCTGGTGAACTACCAGCCGCCCGTCCTCGTGTGTCGCGCGGACATCCGCGACCTCCCGATCGACGATGAGGACCAGCTCGCGCTCTACCGGAGGCTCCTGGAGTTGAACGCGGTGGACCTCATCCACGGGGCCTACGGCCTCGAGGACGGCGAGGTCATCCTGAGCGACACGCTCGAACTGGAGAACCTGGACTTCTCCGAGTTCCGCGCCACGCTCGAGAGCCTCACCCTCGCGCTGACGTCCCACTGGGACAGCCTCACCGTCGACATTCCGAACGACTGA
- a CDS encoding PspA/IM30 family protein, with product MGVLDRLSRLIRSNLNDLIARAENPEKMLTTIIEDMRRQLAQAKQEVAVAIADERKLRAQFEESRSTAQEWERRARLAIREGRDDLARQALVRGQEHAEHARELETQWQNHRAETEKLKDSLRQLNAKIEEAKRKKNLLIAKQKRAEAQKRIHDTMQGLHDKSAFRAFDQMTEKIEQAERQALASAEVTEELTGDTLLSEFKALEAGGDAAVEDRLLEMKASMGLLPSAEPEEVKALGAGEDAGAGSDSGSEAGDAGDAAEAADAEEIPEAELLELLGESGETERAGSE from the coding sequence ATGGGTGTCCTGGACCGACTTTCCCGGCTGATTCGATCGAACCTCAACGACCTCATCGCTCGGGCCGAAAACCCCGAGAAGATGCTCACCACGATTATCGAGGACATGCGCCGCCAGCTCGCCCAGGCGAAGCAGGAGGTGGCGGTCGCGATCGCCGACGAGCGCAAGCTGCGGGCGCAGTTCGAGGAGTCGCGCTCGACGGCGCAGGAGTGGGAGCGGCGGGCGCGGCTCGCGATCCGTGAGGGGCGCGACGACCTCGCGCGCCAGGCGCTCGTGCGCGGGCAGGAGCACGCCGAGCACGCGCGCGAACTGGAGACGCAGTGGCAGAACCACCGCGCCGAGACGGAGAAGCTCAAGGACTCGCTGCGGCAACTGAACGCGAAGATCGAGGAGGCGAAGCGCAAGAAGAATCTCCTCATCGCGAAGCAGAAGCGCGCGGAGGCCCAGAAGCGCATCCACGACACGATGCAGGGGCTGCACGACAAGAGCGCCTTCCGCGCCTTCGACCAGATGACCGAGAAGATCGAGCAGGCGGAGCGCCAGGCGCTCGCGAGCGCGGAGGTCACCGAGGAACTCACCGGCGACACGCTGCTCAGCGAGTTCAAGGCGCTGGAGGCGGGGGGCGACGCCGCCGTGGAGGACCGGCTGCTGGAGATGAAGGCCTCCATGGGCCTCCTCCCCTCGGCCGAGCCCGAGGAGGTGAAGGCGCTCGGTGCCGGCGAGGACGCGGGGGCCGGGTCGGATTCCGGGTCGGAGGCGGGTGACGCCGGCGACGCCGCCGAAGCCGCAGACGCGGAAGAGATTCCCGAGGCGGAACTCCTCGAACTGCTGGGCGAGTCCGGCGAGACGGAGCGGGCCGGGAGCGAATGA
- a CDS encoding DUF1611 domain-containing protein, with protein MSPGPGRKRLSSSRLAILAEGAFGVETAKTASSAVRYQPERVSSVIDSRFAGSTVGETLGFGGDIPIVATFAEALAAEPRPEALLVGIAPQGGQLPEAWRAVLVAALEEGLDIISGLHFFLCDDPQLAALAERHGCTLFDLRKPPPELPVGAGRVMGTDAFRVLTVGTDCNTGKMTVSLELQRALEARGVRAGFAATGQTGILIAGTGIAVDAVVSDFISGAAERLTLEAARGEDGGDGEDGGDGAGVDIVLIEGQGSLMHPGYSGVTHGLLHGTLPHAMILTWMPSRPRIYGGNHSWVVLPELDEVIRRYEDALAWACPDVPGRVIGVSLATYDISETEARAAVRHARKVTGLPATDPIRFGTTPLVEAILQAHAAHA; from the coding sequence ATGAGCCCGGGCCCGGGGCGGAAGCGGCTCTCCTCCTCCCGGCTCGCGATCCTCGCGGAGGGGGCCTTCGGGGTCGAGACGGCGAAGACCGCCTCGTCCGCCGTGCGCTACCAGCCGGAGCGGGTGAGTTCCGTCATCGATTCCCGTTTCGCCGGGAGCACGGTGGGGGAGACGCTCGGCTTCGGCGGCGACATCCCCATCGTCGCGACCTTCGCCGAGGCGCTCGCCGCGGAACCCCGCCCCGAAGCCCTGCTCGTGGGGATCGCGCCCCAGGGAGGGCAGCTTCCGGAGGCGTGGCGGGCCGTGCTCGTGGCCGCGCTCGAGGAGGGGCTCGACATCATCAGCGGCCTTCACTTCTTCCTCTGCGACGATCCGCAGTTGGCGGCGCTGGCGGAGCGGCACGGCTGCACGCTGTTTGATCTCCGCAAGCCGCCGCCGGAGCTGCCGGTGGGGGCGGGACGGGTCATGGGGACCGACGCGTTCCGGGTGCTCACGGTCGGCACGGACTGCAACACCGGGAAGATGACGGTCTCGCTCGAACTGCAGCGCGCCCTTGAGGCCCGGGGGGTGCGCGCCGGCTTCGCGGCCACGGGCCAGACGGGGATCCTCATCGCGGGCACGGGGATCGCGGTCGACGCCGTGGTGTCGGACTTCATCTCCGGCGCCGCCGAACGCCTCACGCTGGAGGCGGCACGGGGCGAGGACGGCGGGGACGGCGAGGACGGCGGGGACGGCGCGGGGGTCGACATCGTCCTCATCGAGGGCCAGGGGTCGCTCATGCACCCCGGCTACTCCGGCGTCACGCACGGCCTCCTGCACGGCACGCTGCCGCACGCGATGATCCTCACCTGGATGCCGAGCCGCCCCCGCATCTACGGCGGCAACCACAGTTGGGTCGTCCTCCCGGAACTGGACGAGGTGATCCGCCGCTACGAGGACGCGCTCGCCTGGGCCTGCCCCGACGTCCCCGGCCGCGTGATCGGCGTCTCCCTCGCGACCTACGACATCTCCGAGACCGAAGCCCGCGCCGCCGTCCGCCACGCCCGCAAGGTCACCGGCCTCCCCGCCACCGACCCCATCCGCTTCGGCACCACCCCCCTCGTCGAAGCCATCCTCCAAGCCCACGCCGCCCACGCCTGA
- the trpS gene encoding tryptophan--tRNA ligase, with translation MTDRGPSGPRKRVFSGIQPTGHAHLGNYLGVFRRWAAMVDEYECYYCIVDLHAITREYEREDLLRRVFDLTVSLVASGIDPERCTLFAQSHVPYHSELQWLFNTVTPVGDLGRMTQFKEKSQGRESVNAGLLNYPVLQAADILLYRAHFVPVGEDQRQHLELSREVARRWNARFGDVFPEPETLVGTGARVRGLDGVAKMSKSKDNTVRMDADPDELWARLRTAVTDPARVRKDDPGNPHVCNVFALHEFFTDPADREEIEILCQTAGIGCVACKRQLTDNVAEDLAPVRERAAELRAHPERVIEILAAGAERARAEAARTMEVVRERMGVGPRTLDSDLPGLAATVREG, from the coding sequence ATGACCGACCGGGGCCCTTCGGGGCCGCGCAAGCGGGTCTTCAGCGGGATCCAGCCGACGGGGCACGCGCATCTCGGGAACTACCTGGGGGTGTTCCGGCGCTGGGCGGCGATGGTGGACGAGTACGAGTGCTACTACTGCATCGTCGACTTGCACGCGATCACCCGCGAGTACGAGCGCGAGGACCTGCTGCGGCGCGTGTTCGATCTCACCGTCTCGCTCGTGGCGTCGGGGATCGACCCGGAGCGCTGCACGCTCTTCGCGCAGTCGCACGTCCCCTACCACAGCGAACTCCAGTGGCTGTTCAACACGGTTACGCCGGTGGGCGACCTGGGGCGGATGACGCAGTTCAAGGAGAAGTCCCAGGGCCGGGAGTCGGTGAACGCGGGCCTCCTCAACTACCCGGTGCTGCAGGCGGCCGACATCCTCCTCTACCGGGCGCACTTCGTGCCGGTGGGAGAGGACCAGCGCCAGCATCTCGAGCTGTCGCGGGAGGTCGCGCGGCGCTGGAACGCGCGCTTCGGCGATGTCTTCCCGGAGCCGGAGACGCTGGTGGGGACGGGGGCGCGCGTCCGCGGGCTCGACGGCGTGGCGAAGATGTCGAAGTCGAAGGACAACACGGTGCGGATGGACGCCGATCCGGACGAACTGTGGGCGCGGCTGCGCACCGCGGTCACGGACCCGGCGCGGGTGCGGAAGGATGACCCCGGCAACCCGCACGTGTGCAACGTGTTCGCCCTGCACGAGTTCTTCACCGACCCGGCGGATCGCGAGGAGATCGAGATCCTCTGCCAGACGGCGGGGATCGGCTGCGTCGCCTGCAAGCGGCAGCTCACGGACAACGTGGCCGAGGACCTCGCCCCGGTGCGCGAACGCGCGGCGGAACTGCGCGCGCACCCGGAGCGGGTGATCGAGATCCTCGCGGCGGGGGCGGAGCGCGCCCGCGCCGAGGCCGCCCGCACGATGGAGGTCGTGCGCGAGCGCATGGGCGTGGGCCCCCGCACGCTGGACTCCGACCTGCCCGGCCTGGCCGCGACGGTCCGCGAGGGCTGA
- a CDS encoding D-2-hydroxyacid dehydrogenase produces MRRFVIWMYAPETPHWSMPEWSFERIRGALDPEWEIESVRVALEATGDGVRVTPPELLEAVADAEVYCGWGIRRDVFLAARKLRWFHSGAAGARNSLFEEMRESDVIFTNSAGMYADSLADHAMAGILYFVRGLDLAVRAQREREWVQSALNSPRSPLHAAPAAGEVAGASLGIIGYGGIGSALGRRAHALRMRVQAIRRTVGPKPPELDRLAGPDELPALLESSDFVALTAPETPETEGLLGAAELARMKPGAVLINLARGTLVDEAALVRALKAGHLRAAMLDVFETEPLPVDHPLWRLENVLITPHVGGTSARFWERETDLIVRNISRYQRGEPLENQVDKTRGY; encoded by the coding sequence TTGCGCCGCTTCGTGATCTGGATGTACGCGCCTGAGACCCCCCACTGGTCGATGCCGGAGTGGTCGTTCGAACGCATTCGCGGCGCCCTGGACCCGGAGTGGGAGATCGAGTCGGTCCGCGTCGCGCTCGAGGCGACGGGCGACGGCGTGCGCGTGACGCCGCCGGAACTCCTGGAAGCCGTGGCCGACGCGGAGGTCTACTGCGGGTGGGGAATCCGGCGAGACGTCTTCCTCGCCGCCCGCAAGCTGCGCTGGTTCCACTCGGGCGCGGCCGGGGCGCGGAACTCGCTCTTCGAGGAGATGCGGGAGAGCGACGTCATCTTCACGAACTCGGCCGGCATGTACGCGGACTCGCTGGCGGACCACGCCATGGCCGGCATCCTGTATTTCGTCCGCGGCCTGGACCTCGCGGTCCGGGCGCAGCGCGAGCGGGAGTGGGTCCAGTCCGCGCTGAACTCGCCCCGCAGCCCCCTGCATGCCGCACCCGCCGCAGGCGAAGTGGCCGGGGCCTCGCTCGGCATCATCGGCTACGGCGGCATCGGATCGGCGCTCGGCCGCCGCGCGCACGCCCTCCGCATGCGAGTTCAGGCCATTCGCCGCACCGTCGGCCCAAAGCCCCCCGAGCTCGACCGCCTCGCGGGGCCCGACGAACTGCCCGCACTCCTGGAGTCCTCGGACTTCGTCGCCCTCACCGCCCCCGAGACGCCGGAGACAGAGGGCCTCCTCGGCGCCGCGGAACTGGCGCGAATGAAGCCGGGCGCCGTGCTCATCAACCTCGCCCGCGGCACCCTGGTGGATGAGGCCGCCCTCGTCCGGGCGCTGAAAGCGGGCCACCTGCGCGCCGCCATGCTGGACGTGTTCGAGACCGAGCCCCTCCCCGTCGACCACCCGCTATGGCGCCTGGAGAACGTCCTCATCACCCCCCACGTGGGCGGCACCTCCGCCCGCTTCTGGGAGCGCGAGACGGACCTCATCGTCCGCAACATCTCCCGCTACCAGCGCGGCGAGCCCCTCGAAAACCAGGTCGACAAGACCCGCGGCTACTGA